In the Epinephelus fuscoguttatus linkage group LG10, E.fuscoguttatus.final_Chr_v1 genome, actttttcttttttaaactacaCCCTGAAATAGATCTCGTTTTCTGAATTTGATCAGTGTCGGATTTGACGTTTTTCCCAACGTTTCAATAAAATCCATGAAGCTCAGTGTACTTTAATGTGAAGGATTGATATAAGACCTGTTTACCAGAGTTTCATTTTATCACTACATGAATCATCTTGTTgcaaagaagaaagaggagattTCTTTTCAAGGGTTCATAGGCCAGTCTGTCTGCACATCTGGATCAATTCACTGGCCCTCACTCCATCTTGTATTCATTAATGCACTCATTGAATCTGGACaaaatcctgtgtgtgtgtgtgtgtgtgtgtgtgtgtgtatgtgtatgtgtatgtgagttaaagcataaaaaaagtttgatttacCCTTCCTACCTTGTCGTATCCCTTCTTCAACACCTTCTCTGAGCGAAATGAGGAATCTGGACTCTTTCTGCCTGAAACCTGCAGAAAAAGAGAGCAAGAAAGAGGGAAAGGAGGACAGAAATTatacagagaggagagacagaggcacTGATGTGAGACCGCAAGACTATCTGGGACACCGATCACAGTTAATACAGCTGAAATGTAACCACGTCTGTGAATGTCTTTAGGCTATTTTGTGTTGGGCAGGAACCAAGACATTAtgaatacagcatttaaattCAAAATGCGTTGTCTCTATCTACAAAAATGCCTTAGACTGTTTTTTACAGTATTATTTGAATAGTTTTACCACAGAACTAATTTCTTTAGTCAATTTTAGTCtcaaaatataaagatacaaAATGTAATGCCTTAGAAAATTGCTGATCATGTTGTCTGAGGATTATGTTGACAGCTTAACACTGAAAAATGctgggtgaaaaacgcagcacTATTTTGAAGAACAGACAAGAACAGAATCATAAAACAGCAGGTCACACTCTGACTCAGGCAGTAGGTCTACAACTGTAATCGTTCATGTGCGGTTTTACTGTTTATCTACTAGTCAAACTATTTCCGTCCATGTCAATACATCTATGAAAGCGGGCGGTAAAATGAGGTCTGTGTGACTCACTTTGTTATTGGAGGAGCTGTGTTTCTGCGGGGGCGGAGCGGGGTCTCGACTGGGGCTGTGCGAGCCGTCACTGCTGTCACTCTCGCTGTCCAGGCTGAGTCTGACAGGGGGGGACAggaagaggtcagaggtcaatcacacacagactgacagacagaacacagtgTCATGCTGCTTGGCATTGTACTTGGATTTGTGTATCTTTGACTGTAATTATTATTTGCTGCTGACACAGAGTCTGTTATCACCCAGTGAAGGAAACATAGCAGATATTTAAAAACCAACAAGATTAAACAATATTGAGACAAGACAAAACACTGGTAAGGTGGGGACAGAAACCCTGACCATCTTTTAGGTCCACTGCATGTCACAGTGTGCAAGATCGGTCTACTAAAATCTGTCAGTCTGTAACTCTGAGTCAGATTTTGTGATAAAAGCCAGTTAAATTGTGGTGCTACAGTTCACTGTAAATAGACAAGAATACAGATGCAAGCAGAACATTTCTAACCACTTGAAAAAATctgtaaatgtcagaaaaaaagattaCAATATCACAAAAACGGTTCTTACACTTTGGTAAGATGGAAAAGATGGTGTATTGATAAAAATAAGATGCATCAAAGTCTAACGGAAACAGACTAAGCAAACAAATCATGATGTATGTGACTTAAATGTCAACTGCAGAGACTAATAAGGGTGACAAATGAAAATATCTGATGTGTAGAGCCATTAGCAGGTAACCTTCCTCAAATTGATACATAGAACAAACATAGCTGTcacattttttaatcacattgttTTTGTGCTCTTTTAAATACATCATCTCACTGAGCCCTCTTCTTCTGCAGAAGTTTACTGACACCCAACTGGAGAATTAGCGTCACCAGGTATTTATCTTGAAGCTCTCAACTCTTAATATACTCATAGCAGTGCTGGATGCAAATTCTAtattaatttgcattttcttttgcaggcTTTCTTgaaatttgtttaaaatttaTGTTAAATTTGGATGCAAACTTGGCTAGAGACACGCCCCGAACTAGTGCATGGATTTTATGTTTTGAAAATATGGTAAAACAATAGATTTTGATCATAACACTGGCACCTTTTGGCATTAAAAAACTTGAAAGAGGAGAATGTGGATCTAGTTCCAGGCAGGGTAAAGTGAGCTAGAGCTACATGTGTGTTTTAGCAGTGGCAAGGTTAAAGTGCATTCTAGGaccagtgtttttactgatgaCCACAGGGGTCTTTAGCGAGACTGACCGAGAGTCACGGTTGGGGGGGTTGGTCTTGATAGGCGTCTCCTCCTCTGAGCTGCTGTCGTCATCATCCGACTCCTCCGATTGGATCTCCTCCACCATGGATCGAAGGGGGCCTGGGAGAAGAGGACAGAGTCACACAAACTGTAATATAACTCGCTTTAACCTGTTACCTCCAGAAAACTCTTTAACACGCCCTTATTACGGCTCTATGACTCAAGGTGAATGGGTGCCTGTACCTTGCCCTTGTTTCTGTCCTGGCTCAAAGTCCGAATCTGAACTGGAGTCAGAGCTTGAACTGGAGTTGGAAGGACTGGAAACGGCTGACTGCtgtaagaggaggaggaggagaagaagaaggagaggaaaatgATGAGGGAAAACAAGGGAGCAAAGACACGGACAGAAAGTTgggacaaaaaaagagaaatgatcAGAGTTAAGGATTAACATGATTAACATTGTGCTGTTTTTGACTTCTGAAGGGCCGCCTTTTGTCCTGACTCTATTTTTGGGAGACAGAGACATTCACGATCTGAGCTTTGGAACTAATTAGGTCTTTCATTTCTCTCTATGAACACAGGAACAATATGAAACTGGAGCTGAATTTAGTTATTTAAAGTAAattgaatgttttcttttggttttcttgatcacaaaacaacacatttgaaGCTTTCAGAAACTGTAACAGgcattttcactattttctgaaaaactattaatcaattaaacaagtaaataatctgcagattaagcaataataataatctatcGCTAATATAATTTATTATCAAAACAatgattaggaaaaaaaaaaaacaatttttgaaaccATGACATTGTAAAATTCTTTTCTAAAAGCTTCTTCACTtccaaaattctgaaaatgtaGCTCCCGTGTAGCCAACATACCTCTGACTTCGACGATGCTTCATCTTCTGAATTCGACTCTTCGGACTCTGGAAGTTTCTTGGGCTCCTTTGGCTCCTGCGTGTCATTTTTGCCTTTGGCCCAGCGACCTTTTTCCTTCGGAGGTTTCTTCTCTGAGTAGGGCTGACTAGCAGCAGATGAGGAGGAGACACGAGGTGAGGCTCCCGTGAAGGCCCCGCTGGACGGCCCCTTCGGCCCCTCTGAGCTGCCCTTCTTCTGCTTCTTAGCACTGGGTTTGGGAGACTCGACAGTGGAGGGTCGTTTCCCTGGGGCTTTAGTCTCGGCGGGCCCTCCCCCGCCTCCTCCCCCGCCGCCCCCTCCGCTCCCAGCCCCCCCTCCTTTCGGGGACATGCCCTCCATCTTTGACTCCTTCAGGGTGAGTTTAGGCTCCTTGAAGGCAGCCTTGGGTAAGACCTTGACTTCATCTTTCACTTTGATCTCCGACGGCTTTTTTGAAGATGAGgacgaggaagaggaaggaTCACGGCCACTCTTGCTGCTTCCGTCTCTGTCGTTGTCTCCTTTCGATGTGGCTTTGCTCTCAGAGTCTTTTCGGGGCCGTTCACGGTGCTCCTTGGTCAGTTTGTGCGGTTTGGGTCCTTTGCTGCTGCCACCACTTCCCTCTTTGCTGGGTTCctggagagagaaaacaaaagcaccaTCATTGACAATCTGCTATCAAGGCACTCAGACAAAGACACAATGAAAAGACACAGGCTCATCTGCACCTTATCACGGTCTTGCCAGTCTAGTCTGAATGGTAATCACATAGTTTAATTTGAAGGAGATGTCAAACTAGGCACTTAGGTCAGTGTGAAGTAATCATTTCCTCAATGATTagtctaaaaaaacaacagaaatacaGCTAATTAAACCATCTCCCTATGTCATAATGAGACCAAGTTTACAGCCTCACTCGTAGCTCTGTGAGACTGTTCttaggcacagtggtgctttgagcttgACAGTAAAGTCAGCATGCTCACATGCGCACTGCAAAAATGCTAACAGGCTGGTGTTTAGCAGGTGTAATGCCTATCATGTTTTGCCAATTTGCACTAAACACAAACTAAGTTGATGTTAATGGGATGTCACTAGATTTGCAGGTGTTTGGTGATAAATCAtccaaatgtcaacctcatggtgacGCCAGACAAAAAGTCAGGGGGTCACCAAAGTCAGCAGGATTCATCCTCCggggaacatgaatgaatgaaccaaATTTTTTGCTAATGCATCgaacagttgttgagatatttcagtctgaaccaaagcAGCAGACCTATTAACAGACTTCTCCCTGGTGCCGTGCTGCTAGCATTGCCAAcaacccccccccacacacacacacacccacacacccacgccctttgtatgcctccacacatCAGTCAAGTTTCtttcacagtttacatccatgtctgtgaaaacatagatgcttcacacacacatcttccccctggGCAGCACAGAGAatctatacaatcaacacagtttcaaaattagtgtcaccaattcctATTGGGCCAAatatctccccttctgttcctgatatATGACGCTGAGTAATGGTGTTTCATGCCAActattgtgatgtcacagtgaagttgacctttgggaTATGAAATGTGATCAtttcctattagacatttgtgttaaattttgtcataataagcATAGGAatcttttgaccaccaaattctaatcagattATTCTTCAATCCAaatttttgtgccaaatttaaagagattccctcaaggtatcttgagatatcacattcacaagaatgagtcagacaaggtcacagtaaccttgacctatGATCACCAcaatctaatcacttcattgttgaATCCAAAGGGACATTTCTCTGCCAAacagaaattccctgaaggtgtCCTTGAGATATGGCACTCAAACAAattggacagacagatggatggatggacaacctggAAACGtaatgtctctgtctgtctgtggctaACACCAGCACTGAGGCATAAAAGAGGTAGTTCCTGACATACCAGTACACAAGTTAAACCTAGACAGTAAAATACTCTGCACTACAGGATAAACAGCGTTTACACACTGCCAGTCTGGACTGACAATCATGGGCAAACAGGCTGTGGACTACATTGGTTGTACTGCTGGAGTTGCATTAGATTAGACTCTTACCTTGAGGGACAATAGATAATAGCTCATTTAAATGTGTGGTAAAACTGTTTGCAGTAGACAAAGTAAGCATGTAATGAAGGCTGTATCCACAGGAGTGGCTTTTAACAGAGCTCTCTGACAAAGTGATACAAGTGGAGGATGATATTTCCACACTGTTCATCCACTTATGAGGAAACAGTTTTACAGGTTTTCAAACTTGATATGTACATAAGAGGCTTCATTGCAATAGACTcgatgcagactggaggagtgGAGAGAGTGCCCATGTGTGAGTCTTCAGAAGTGGCTCTCATTGACTCTTTCTATAATCAGCAGATGGACACAGCTGGATGAAACCAAGTCCAAGCCAGCACTCAAAACACACCCCCTCATGCCACAGTTATAATGTGGACTGAAGAAACATGTATTTCTCAGTCACAATGAAGGGGATATTTAGTTTAATAGTCATAATAGTCATAAAAGCATTTGCCATCAGCAAAACTTGTTAGTCACCAGTGTGTGTCTTAAAGTTTTGTAAATTATACCAAAGTCAGATAGTGTCTAGAGAAAAATATAAGGAGGAATTAAGAGACAGGAAGAACTATGTAACGCTACAAATTAAAAATAGTGCCATTAATTCCAGTCAAACATGAAGACCTTACCACTGTACTGGTCTGTGAAAGGTTGACACCAAAACAGTGGCAACCATGGAAAATGTAACAGGATCAGTTTCCTGTTTTCTCCTGATATGTCCCGTCTCCTGGCAGATAAGCCGACTGAGTAATTCTGCATACAGATGCTCAAAAACAGCTGGCCATGATTAGTAGCCTGAGTCAGCCTGTTCTCAAGGCCAATTCAATGATTTTGTACGATGTTCATTTAGACGTTTGCCCCTATATCCATCGATAAAAATTGACTGGCATAATCAATAAAGTTGTGACTTCTGGTTAAAGACTCTAAATGAATGAGCCAGCTGACAGTGCTAGTGAGATAAGTCAGATAGTGTTTGCTTGTTGGCAATTCAACCAACCTTTGACACATGAGATGTCTTGGTCTTCTTGGGGTCTGAGAAAGCAGAGAGGGGGATGGTGGGGAGCATCGGGTAGTCTGGACTGGGCCTCGACACGGCTTCAGCCCCCTCTGGAACCACCAATACCTGAAATTAAAAAGACAAGAGTTATGGAGCCTTATACACTACACAGTAAATCCACAAATATTGTACAGAGCCTTTAATTACTTCGATTCAAGACAGAACCAGGCTTTTATagagctgtttttctgtttttcccacAGACAGTGTTAGGTGACTCACAGTTGGAGCACTTCTACGGCTTGAATGGTCGTGAAACTCCTGGTTGAATCATCAGCACCACAGATAAACAGCTGTATTGCAAAACAACCTCCTTTTTAATTTAGTTGACGACTCCCAAGGTGCACTTTTGGATGAAAAAAATACTATCGCTTAGCTTAAAATCTTGTTACATGCACCACTAATGGAGAGCAGAACCTAAAGATTACAATGTTAAAAGCAAATTAAGAATCCTGCGCACTGTTCATCACTTATACTCACTTTATATACAACATTTTTGTCCTCACACCTTCATTGTGAAACCTACACACCTGTCACTGAGACATTATGGTGTgcaacagacttttttttttaaattgcaaccAGGTGTTGACTAAACTGACTGGAGCTTAAATCACTTCACTTTTAGATTCTGGATATTTTTTTGTGAATTCAGCAACAAGAGTTTTGTTCACAAATTCAACTAAGAAGCGTTTTGAAGTCACAACTGCTTTGACTGGATTTCTCTCCATAGCAACAGGAGCTAAGGCTCATGAGAAGTGTAGTACTTCGAGCCACCTGCCATGTTAAACatacgaaaaaaaaaacatcccagttTTCAGTGTGAAGTAAAACTGAGAATTTCAGCAGGATTCAAGTTAAATTCAGACTCATTAAGCTCTTTTTAGAACCACAATTTATTACCAGTTTCTCGATCATACTTGCCAACATTTTTAAGTATGATGAATAAGCAGCACGGACAATATGacctaaaaatatttattattataacatttttttagTATTTCCCAGCAGTATATAACAGGCACTCCTAATGATATAACTAATTTAATTAACACAACCTGGACTCCTACACACACAATCCAGTGTCACAACAATCCTACATTTACACAGTGTTCCTACAGTGTTAGGAAAGTTAGATTTAAGGCTTTATAAATCTATTTTTATAATGGCCAAAACTGATGTTGTCAGGAGATCTGTTGCTGCTGACCTTCGTGCTGGTATTGGAGATTGCAGTGAAGGCTAGACAGAGATGAGGGTAAAACAGATCTGGGAAATACCTGCCGTTTGTTGGTGAGGTCTCTTGGTGATTTtatgtttctcactctgcatgtgggatTTCACTGCCTTGACTCCCATCGTGCTgagtttaaaaaactttttgcaAGAAACACACTGAGCCTTGCATTTTTTGGAGAACAGTGAATCATCTGCTCTGGCCAAAAACAAGATATGATCCTGATCTGCTTGACATTGATGcgagctattttcttttttaatagaAGCTACCAatcattttgagattttacaattGAAAAGGTGACTTATAAAATTCTACTTTCCATGTCTTAGCATTTTAAAGGACAAGTGAAGGACTGATTTAAGAAATTTTAAAACCAATTACGGCCTTATTTTTAGACTGATGAATTCAATGCTGttagactttttaaggatccacAGGAACCCTGTCATAGCGTGTTTAGTTATAGGTCCCACCAGCTCACAATGCAATATAAAAACTTCTTGTAACACACACTACTGAGAAACTATTTAAGACTTATGTCAATAACtcttaagactttttaataacCTTTAAGGCCTTTTTTGAGGAAACCTAAATCCTTTAAGACCTGCAGATACCCTGCATTAAAGATGAAACACTTCCAGAACCAGCATTCACAATACACATGATGAAATGCATCATGTGGTAGTTTCTGCTATTGACTCTTTTCAGTCATTCAGCCATCAGTCCAGTGAACCAGCCAATGTGTCTGTCAGGCAGCCTCACCCCTCCAGCTTTTATCAGCTTTCTCCTGAATTCTTTGGTGGGGTTGTTGAAGGTAAGCTTCTCACAGCGCAGGTGGTTGACTGGTGGGTTGC is a window encoding:
- the mllt1a gene encoding protein ENL isoform X1, coding for MENQCTVQVKLELGHRAQLRKKVTSEGFTHDWMVFVRGPETGDIQHFVEKVVFRLHESFPKPKRVCKEPPYKVEESGYAGFLMPIEVYFKNKEEPKKVCFNYDLFLNLEGNPPVNHLRCEKLTFNNPTKEFRRKLIKAGGVLVVPEGAEAVSRPSPDYPMLPTIPLSAFSDPKKTKTSHVSKEPSKEGSGGSSKGPKPHKLTKEHRERPRKDSESKATSKGDNDRDGSSKSGRDPSSSSSSSSKKPSEIKVKDEVKVLPKAAFKEPKLTLKESKMEGMSPKGGGAGSGGGGGGGGGGGPAETKAPGKRPSTVESPKPSAKKQKKGSSEGPKGPSSGAFTGASPRVSSSSAASQPYSEKKPPKEKGRWAKGKNDTQEPKEPKKLPESEESNSEDEASSKSEQSAVSSPSNSSSSSDSSSDSDFEPGQKQGQGPLRSMVEEIQSEESDDDDSSSEEETPIKTNPPNRDSRLSLDSESDSSDGSHSPSRDPAPPPQKHSSSNNKVSGRKSPDSSFRSEKVLKKGYDKVGRAYTEELVDLHRRLMALRERNVLQQIVNLIEETGHFNVTNTTFDFDLFSLDESTVRKLQSYLEATAT
- the mllt1a gene encoding protein ENL isoform X2 — its product is MENQCTVQVKLELGHRAQLRKKVTSEGFTHDWMVFVRGPETGDIQHFVEKVVFRLHESFPKPKRVCKEPPYKVEESGYAGFLMPIEVYFKNKEEPKKVCFNYDLFLNLEGNPPVNHLRCEKLTFNNPTKEFRRKLIKAGGVLVVPEGAEAVSRPSPDYPMLPTIPLSAFSDPKKTKTSHVSKEPSKEGSGGSSKGPKPHKLTKEHRERPRKDSESKATSKGDNDRDGSSKSGRDPSSSSSSSSKKPSEIKVKDEVKVLPKAAFKEPKLTLKESKMEGMSPKGGGAGSGGGGGGGGGGGPAETKAPGKRPSTVESPKPSAKKQKKGSSEGPKGPSSGAFTGASPRVSSSSAASQPYSEKKPPKEKGRWAKGKNDTQEPKEPKKLPESEESNSEDEASSKSEQSAVSSPSNSSSSSDSSSDSDFEPGQKQGQGPLRSMVEEIQSEESDDDDSSSEEETPIKTNPPNRDSRLSLDSESDSSDGSHSPSRDPAPPPQKHSSSNNKVSGRKSPDSSFRSEKVLKKGYDKAYTEELVDLHRRLMALRERNVLQQIVNLIEETGHFNVTNTTFDFDLFSLDESTVRKLQSYLEATAT